Within the Meriones unguiculatus strain TT.TT164.6M chromosome 2, Bangor_MerUng_6.1, whole genome shotgun sequence genome, the region TAAAACACTCATTTTCATTTACTGCTAACAGTTTATGTagcctgaaacaaacaaaaagaaaaaaaaattaagaggatGTCTGGGTTCCCTAGTGTCCAAAGGGCAGCTCCTTCGTTTGAGTTGCTCTAAGTGCATGTCTCCCCTCAGCCCAGAACAAATACCCTCTACTGAAGGGAAGAAACCCCTTAAGCAGGGTTTGTGAAAGACCCAGGGATTGGGGCTAGctgccccacacccacacccctgaGACTTGGGTAGCCATAGCTGTCCTCTTGGTGAGTTTGGGGTCTGCTTGCAGGCATCACAGTATCATCTTGAGCTCACACCCCAGAGGCATCAGCTGATGAGCCTGGGGACACTAACTTGGTTTAGTCGGTTTCACCATTCTCTGAAAAGTGGAACCGGCTTTTCCATACACCAAGAGGCTTTGCTGGAAGAGGCTCTGCCCCAGGGTACCTGGCAGCAGCTTTAGAATCTACTCAATGGTCTTCTCTGGCCTAGGCCTGGAGGACCTTTTAAGGAGGTATGGTGGGATGAGGAGCGAGCGCAGCACCTCAGCCTGCAGCCAACCCACTGAAGCCTAGGGAAATGACAAAAATGAGTGGCCTTGCCACCCACTCTCAGCTTCTCACAGCAGTCAGCAACGTCACGTTACCACCACAAAACATTCCCCAAAGAAACACTAACATAAAACCCATtaaatagaacaagaaaaattgttttaaaataattttacaataGAACTTAGAAATGAAGTTATTTCCAACTTCTATACTAtctcataaacaaaaacaaaacaagaaaactcaAAGGACTGGCCTCTCCATAGTATACTGAATTCTATATTTCAGCATCAACATCCATAATAGACTGGAGATCTTTTTATCGCTTGTAATATATATTGATGCATTTTATAAAATTCCATTTCTGAATCTCAGTATTATGTACAGTGATAACTATGGGCCAAGCTTTTAATACTTGGATGAATGACAAAATACAGCTGAGACCAGCAAGACTGCTATGGATGAGCTTGACAGGATTTCTTGACTTGCTGGGATCATCATGAAATCCATGATCTTCAGCTTTACATTTTCAGCAATGTAGTTTTGTCCTGTTATCCTTGGTTGATTGGCGAGGTCTCCGGAAGCTCAGTCATGGTAGGGTGGCTTTCTAATGTCACCTTGACTAGactgtgcttcctggaatccttcCCCACAGCCTTCTAGTTAAGAACATGGACACACATTGCGGTTAGCAGCAGCGAGGCAGCCGCAGGCTGTTCTTAACACTTGGGAGGTTGGTGCAGAACACCGGGAATGCTGCAGTTCATACAAGCTGCCACTGGTCTGCTGTCTCACCTTCGCACGGGGAAGCAGCAAGTCCTACAGCCAGGCCTTCAGCTGCTACGACTTCCCTGGGATCTTCCTCAGCTTCTCTAGTCCTAGGCCAGATGCTACTTGACTCTGAGGAAGGACACTAGCTTCTTCTGCAGGATACAAACATCATTGGAACTGGAGGCAGTGGGACACTGAcatgggttccaggccatcttcttGAAGTCCAACTCTTGGTCACGAGCTCCCATGTGTCCATCCACCTTCCCTTCTGACTGCCTGTCCTGAATACTTTAACTTCCAGCATTACATACAAGTAACAGTCTTAAAGGCTGCTAAATTGTCTCCCAAAAATTACATCATATAAAATGTCTTCCCAAACtcccttaacacacacacactattctttGTTGTAGTGGTTCTAATCTTTTGATTGTTCCCTACTCAAATAcacataataaccagaatcttcATTCACAAGTCAAATGTCAACCAAAGACATTTCCCTTGGAACATCACTGTCAGAATGACCAGAATACTAGAGACAAGTGGTACGTTCTAGGGGTTAAAAAGCAATACGATTCCTGGACAGAACTAGGCAAAGAAAGGCAAAGGAAGAGTAGAAGGTGGCAGAGAGCTGTGTCTTGtgacttgaaaaataaaaaatgagtagTCCACATTTGAAGGTCCTAAAGCAGCGGGGCTGGGACTAGGCTAAAGCAAGCTGGGACACACAGGACACTCAGTCCTGGCCCTGAAAAGCTGGCTACCTAACAAAAGCATGTATCGTTTTTGGCATTTTAAAGATGGAAAGTGAGGTACGGCTGAGCCAAGACTGGCCCTGGTGCAGGACACAGTGCATAGATTCATTCAGCCTCCTAACAAACATTTGCGCTGACGGCAGGAAACAAGCACAAAGGTCATCAGAGAGAAGACTGCTGCCAGGAGAAGAGGAGCCAAGCTGACAGCTTTAGTTCCAAGCACTGTTCTGCCTGAAGTGGGAGCTTCTGGGCACAAGCACATTGTCAGCCTGCAGTGGGGAAGAGCACACTTCAGGGACTGAGGAAACCTCTGCAGCAGCCAAGGCTGTCGGGTGACCCTGTCTCCCTACACCCTGGGCATTCCCTAAACCACCACAGAGGCAAACACGTGAGGGATATCTTAGTGTTCATAGTGATCCAGTGCTCTCTGCAAAGTCACTAAAACTGTTACTGTAATTTACATTATTGCACAGGAGACTACAGCTAACAGTCTAGTAGCTTCGGGAACACAGCTTTCATAGCTTGGGTCTATTTCTAGACTCCACCAACACTAGTTGTGTGACACTGGGGAAGTTCATCTTTTCTGAATCTACTTACCCACCTGCAAAAGTGCACAATATCACTGTATTCCTACGGACTACTGTGAGGGCTAAGTGAGTCGGCTCCACAGGAGGAGCTCACCAAATAGcagttccttttcctcctttactCATGTAGCATTCCAACTGCTGTTTCCCTGAGAAAATGTTCAAACATACTGCCAGGTCTCATCCAGAAGCCACCAACAGACATCATGAAGATGGCTTGCTTGACTTGTTTGTAGTGGCTTCAGCTATCTCCTTCCCCTACCCCTACATCCAACTTCTCATTGCAATGAGATCCTTGGAGGAGCAGATGTTCTACCAGCCTtctactttttttcttcctttccagctTGCTTCCTCTAAGCTTCAAGGACTGAGCAGGCCTGATCCTTGATTGTGCTTGTAGGTTTTTCTCCTAGGGTTGATTCACACACAAGCTCTGCAACCAGGGGCCCAGCCCCTGAAGTTCAGGGTTGTTTCTCATAAAGCCGGTCTGCAAACATCAAGTTCAGTCCTACAGTCAGTCAGCAGAAGGCTCCAGTCTACTGCATTTTAGCTTCAGGTTTTTTAAGGTCCTTGGACCTAGAGAAGAGGGAGCAGGTCTGTCTGTTGAATGAGGTTTGCTATGTACAAAACACAGGATCATAAAACGATTTCTTACTATTCTATATCCATCATTTTCTCCTTATTTACCTTACTATTACTTTCTTCTATAGACTAGCCATGCAAACAGTACAACATTTGTCTGTGAAGGGGCATAATTTCATCTTCCGGAATACCCTAAGCTCCCTGAAGGCAGGGATCCTgtatctccctcctcctcagcggTAAGCCTTACAGGCCTCAGTGGAGTCACCAGTGGGAGCCCCAACTCATACAGCAGATAGGATCTTATCATCTCCATCTGCTATCTACAAGGTATACTAGCAGGGTTTCTAGCTGTTAAAACTGCTTTGTGGGAGCAAAGGAATCAGGTTCTTGGCCCACAAGTTTTTTAACTTTgcgggggggtcctcctcccgtcACCACAATGGCATCTTTACTCACTTCTGTTACTAGACAGGAATAGTTCTACAGCATCTGAAATTCAACACAAAAGGTCTGGGAGGCACAGACCAATCTACCCACAAAGGCTGCTCGCTAAGCAGGGTATATACTTGAGACCACAAAGCTACACACAGACTCTCCCCTAAGCAATTCACTGCTTAGGCAAGTCCAGCATCAGCTGTGTGATACAGTCTTCCTATCATCAGGGACAGCTCATCCAACAATGGACGCTCAGAGACTTCAAAGGCcttcaagaccacaaacagtgaTCTTCTGACTAAGAATGTTAAGTCTAACTCTTAAGGAATTTTCTTAGGGAGGTGGGAACCAGCCTCCCTTTATCTGTTTTCTCTCCAATCTCATCACGGAGTATCAGTCCTTTCGTTCCTTCCCCAAGAAGGGAACCCTAGCCCTAAAACACCAATGGATTGGGTCTCAGGTATAATCTTTACaatgctatacacacacacacacacacacacacacacacacacttactggTTGTGTAGTGTAATGGTTGCAGACCCTATGTCCCTCTGCACCCAGGGCCCACATCTGGCCGTATCACCAGATCAGCATTACCCATCTCCAACCTAACTGTACAAGGCACACCTTGGCAACCAAGCTGCTGCATCCCGGAGGCGGGTTCCACCCAGGCTGAAAATCTCCGTGATCTAGGGAAGAATTAACACCATGGTCAGCATagcaggaggagaagaggcaagggcaGAACAGGGGTGGGGCATCCCCCAGCACTGACCACTGGTGTGCCAACCCCGCCTATTTCCTCCGCTGGGGATGATTCAGAGACATAATCTTCTCTGTTCTCTTGTCTAGCCACTTCAGGGCCAGGAGGCTCTTGTTTCACAGGTGGAAGGTCTGCATCTATCACCTAGGAGAATGAGGAAGGACAGCAGTTAGGACAGGAATGGCCTGAGGTACATTTCTTATCAGCCAACCCATTATGCAGACAGACTCCACGTTTATTGATAAGAAATGCCACCTCTCTGCCTATGAACCTTTCCAGTTTCTCAGTGATCTCCACTCTCCTGTGAGCTGGGCAATACAGCAGACAAAATTAGATGCCTATGAAGAGGAAGGCACCTACTAGATACGCTGGATAATTCAACAGAATAGTCATCAATAGCATACCTATCTATCACTCTATTTATAGTGCCACCATTATGGctcattttacttttgtttacaGACCACCTGTGTGGTCCCTATAGGACACCCATTACTGCTCTAACCTTCCTGGAGAAGCCAGGCTGCACCGTGGAAGAAGGCAGGAAGGTTGTGTCGGCTGTCCACTCCTCTGCAGCATCCGCCTTCTCTTGTTTCACCTGGGGTAAGGCCATAACCCAACTGGAAGCAGAGCACTGGGCCTCCTGCACAAGGAAAGATAACAGCAGACTTAGTCTCAGCTCCATGGCCTGGGGCTGGGTTGAGCTGGGAAGGGCAGGATGAGCTCCTTACCTGTAATGGGGCTTCTGAGGAAGCCGTAGCAGGGCCCGGCACCTGCACAGGACTGCTGGTTCCCTCTCGTAAAAACACAAGGTCTGTGTCAGGTGGAGGCAGCACAAAGCCTCTGcctgctttctgcttcctctgcttgCTGACAGGGCCTGCTGGGCTTGTGCACACAGCCAAAGGTGCCTTCAACGAAGGTCTCAGATGACGCTGTCCAGCAGAACGAGGCCTCTTTCGACAACGATAGTGTGGAGGCGATCCTGCTCTCTCCTCAGACTCTGACCTAGTACTGGGCAGCAGCCGCTTCTGTGTGGGAAAGATTGGGTGCTGTGGTCAACTGATGCCATCTGACCACACCCACCCTGCCCTACTCAATGTGCCTTCCCATCAGACCTGGCACAGAACCTGCAGCCGACATGAGCTCTCACCACTGAACCTATCATTCTCCTGCTAGCAATGGCAGTACCAGCTGGACTCATTCACCCCAGCACAGTGTCTGCTAATCCTCAACTAGAATCACTATAAACCCACCCACCTACCTACCGGGCCTGCCCACCACTCCCAATCAAGGGGTAGGGGTAGGCGGGGCCCAGCCTAGCCCATCCACCTAACCCTTCCTGCCCCACCCACCATGGCAAACTGCAGGCACTGGCGCCATCGACACTTCTGGCGCTTCTGGTTGCTGCCCCCGAATTTGGGCTTGTCACAGCAGAAGTCGCAGTGGCCACAGTCCATCCGCCGTAGGCAGGCTGCACAGGCCCCGCACTTGCGGTTCTGCCGGTGGTTCGTGTCGGGCTGCTGGGGTGGAGGGGAACAGTGGTGCTGTCACTAAGACTAGGAGAGGCCATATCCTCAATATCTATTCAGTACTGCGCCTGGTGCTCATGCAGCCCCATGGAAGAGCTGGTTCCACACGAGGCTCGGCCTGCTAACTCTCCTCAGCTCCTGCCACTTCAAAAGATGCTCCAGGACCATTGGGACAGAGGGCGTGCCATCTCTGTGCCATGCTAGCACCTGCTGGTGAGACAATGTCTTTGGCCCTCACTTTCTCCAGGACTGTGCTGACCTTCCTTCTGTTAGTAGGCGTCACTGGGCCAGCTGTGTTGACTTCGGCTACACAAGTGTTGACCTGCACCCTTGTGAGTGTCAGCACTCAGCCCACTTGTCCTGCACCAGCCATCAATGGTGGTCCACCTACAGTGGGCGCTGTCACTGTGCTGCTaactcctcattctctccccagtGGTCGCTTATCCCACCCTATTCCTCACTACTCCTCCCTGCGAGTTCTCTCACAGCACCTGCTTCCCTGGGGTTAAAGAAGCAGCAGGAGAGCCTAGGTTTGTCAGGTAAGGTGGGGCCACTCACTAGCTCGTCCTCGTCTACACAGTAATAGATGAACTCAGCAGGTGATGTGGGCGCTACGTCGCTGAAGTGCTGCAGAGGCAAATGTGCTGGGGTCAGGGCGGGTCCTGAGGAAGTTTAGGGTTGTGCCTTCCCCCTGCCCACCAGGGCCTTACCAGCTCTGTGCgctctgggtgctgggatgcAGGAAGCGGAGGCAGTGGCTGAGCTCGAGCTCGGGAGTGATGCTGGGTGGCTACCTTTGAGCTTTTCTTTTTCCGATCCCGCTTACCCTAGAAGCCAAAGACTAGGTAAGGCTTTGTGGCACCAGGCGGACCAGACCCCTGCAGAAAGCATGCACTGAAAGGTCAGGCAGAGTGTGCAGTCAGGCACTCACAGCAGGGGAAACCACAACCCGGGGAGGGCACAGCTGACATCCGTGAGGGTGGCCTCGGAAGCGATGAGCAAGGTGCTGGCAGAGAAAGGCAGGTAGGCAGAACCAAGGAGGTGAGCatgagacagaaaagaaaataagaatgagGCAGGCAAAGCCAGATTGGGAGGAAGCAACAGCAGCAGTGGTGGTGAACTTAGTAGTTGGCTCCACCAGCGCTGGTAACTCCACCCTGACTCACCCAAAAACAGCGCCGCTGCACACACCTCCACTGGCGCTTGAGACCAGAGCGGGGAGGGCGAAGACAGACTCGGCAATGGCCACAGTCCTCTTGGGTCTGACAACCCCGACACATTCCACACCCTCGGCTCTGTAGGGAGGCCGGAGGTGTGACGTCTGGAGTCAAGGCCATGAAGGCCAGGGACTAGGGCAAGCCTTGGCCCACCTTAGGTGCCCTACTCACCTTCTCCACAATCCGTAGGCAGCGTCTCCGCTCACACTTGCAGAAGAGCCCTGAGGCCACGTCGTCAGGCAGCTGTAGGCGGCAAGTGGGACATTCGCCACAGTCTTCTTTCACCAGGCAGGCTGTGCACTCTCCACAGCCAACTCGCTGTCAGACAGACGAGGAAGGTTAAAAGCCCGGGTGAAATTCCAGGAACGCTGCTCTCCAAATGTTTGCACACTTAGTAGTCTCCTGGCAGCCTCCTTACCATAGCTGATAAATTACTGACCAGCTTGCCAACACCAAGGCCACTACTATGTCTTCTACGAGCACTCTGTTAAATTCATCCCTGTGTCCACTGATACCCCACTAATTCCCATTACTGCATCTGCAACAAACCAACAGCCAGgtccctatttaaaaaaaacagtaagaaaaacaaaaacccaactcaTCAAtcctgggccctccccatcattCCTACCACAGCCTGCTCCTCTGCAGACTTCGAGGAAACATACTGCTCTTACCTTAAACATTCTCTGTTCTCGGTTGAAGGCAATTCTCTGTGCTGGCAGAAGAAGAATGGAGAGAAGTAGGAACAAGGCAGCAGACATGGCTTTAGCTACTTCCTTAACCCCAGTGTTCACCATTCTATCTATGCCACAGACAGGCTTACAGGCTGACTCCAGATATGACAAAAAGCCCCTAACATGTACTCTACAGCCTCCAGCTTAGCCCAGCACTGGTCCACCATGTGGCCTGTCTCCTAATCCCCAGGGACTTAAAGCTTACCTCGGCAGTCTTTGCACAATGTCTTGAGCCTCTTCCTTCTGATGCCATCCCATGAGAAGCGGATTCCACAATTCTCACAGAACCTAAAGTGAAAAGGACAGGGGTAAGCAACCCCAAACCCAAGCTGTGTCACCCACCTGGCTCACTTTGAGCCA harbors:
- the Mbd1 gene encoding methyl-CpG-binding domain protein 1 isoform X11, which gives rise to MVHQEERRTLAEMCVRLLWEEQKLTSIVIADASEKLGKQLNVWSHEYHPTGDKIRSKVELTRYLGPACDLTLFDFRQGILCYPVPKTHPSVIPSKKKKKPSKSAKAKKQQVGPQRSEVRKETPRDAIKAATGTAPSSLPAPGFCENCGIRFSWDGIRRKRLKTLCKDCRAQRIAFNREQRMFKRVGCGECTACLVKEDCGECPTCRLQLPDDVASGLFCKCERRRCLRIVEKSRGCGMCRGCQTQEDCGHCRVCLRPPRSGLKRQWRCVQRRCFWGKRDRKKKSSKVATQHHSRARAQPLPPLPASQHPERTELHFSDVAPTSPAEFIYYCVDEDELPDTNHRQNRKCGACAACLRRMDCGHCDFCCDKPKFGGSNQKRQKCRWRQCLQFAMKRLLPSTRSESEERAGSPPHYRCRKRPRSAGQRHLRPSLKAPLAVCTSPAGPVSKQRKQKAGRGFVLPPPDTDLVFLREGTSSPVQVPGPATASSEAPLQEAQCSASSWVMALPQVKQEKADAAEEWTADTTFLPSSTVQPGFSRKVIDADLPPVKQEPPGPEVARQENREDYVSESSPAEEIGGVGTPVITEIFSLGGTRLRDAAAWLPRSKDLKKPEAKMQ
- the Mbd1 gene encoding methyl-CpG-binding domain protein 1 isoform X22, whose protein sequence is MAEDWRDCPALGPGWKRRESFRKSGASCGRSDIYYQSPTGDKIRSKVELTRYLGPACDLTLFDFRQGILCYPVPKTHPSVIPSKKKKKPSKSAKAKKQQVGPQRSEVRKETPRDAIKAATGTAPSSLPAPGFCENCGIRFSWDGIRRKRLKTLCKDCRAQRIAFNREQRMFKRVGCGECTACLVKEDCGECPTCRLQLPDDVASGLFCKCERRRCLRIVEKSRGCGMCRGCQTQEDCGHCRVCLRPPRSGLKRQWRCVQRRCFWGKRDRKKKSSKVATQHHSRARAQPLPPLPASQHPERTELHFSDVAPTSPAEFIYYCVDEDELKRLLPSTRSESEERAGSPPHYRCRKRPRSAGQRHLRPSLKAPLAVCTSPAGPVSKQRKQKAGRGFVLPPPDTDLVFLREGTSSPVQVPGPATASSEAPLQEAQCSASSWVMALPQVKQEKADAAEEWTADTTFLPSSTVQPGFSRKVIDADLPPVKQEPPGPEVARQENREDYVSESSPAEEIGGVGTPVITEIFSLGGTRLRDAAAWLPRSKDLKKPEAKMQ
- the Mbd1 gene encoding methyl-CpG-binding domain protein 1 isoform X9 encodes the protein MVHQEERRTLAEMCVRLLWEEQKLTSIVIADASEKLGKQLNVWSHEYHPTGDKIRSKVELTRYLGPACDLTLFDFRQGILCYPVPKTHPSVIPSKKKKKPSKSAKAKKQQVGPQRSEVRKETPRDAIKAATGTAPSSLPAPGFCENCGIRFSWDGIRRKRLKTLCKDCRAQRIAFNREQRMFKRVGCGECTACLVKEDCGECPTCRLQLPDDVASGLFCKCERRRCLRIVEKSRGCGMCRGCQTQEDCGHCRVCLRPPRSGLKRQWRCVQRRCFWGKRDRKKKSSKVATQHHSRARAQPLPPLPASQHPERTELHFSDVAPTSPAEFIYYCVDEDELQPDTNHRQNRKCGACAACLRRMDCGHCDFCCDKPKFGGSNQKRQKCRWRQCLQFAMKRLLPSTRSESEERAGSPPHYRCRKRPRSAGQRHLRPSLKAPLAVCTSPAGPVSKQRKQKAGRGFVLPPPDTDLVFLREGTSSPVQVPGPATASSEAPLQEAQCSASSWVMALPQVKQEKADAAEEWTADTTFLPSSTVQPGFSRKVIDADLPPVKQEPPGPEVARQENREDYVSESSPAEEIGGVGTPVITEIFSLGGTRLRDAAAWLPRSKDLKKPEAKMQ
- the Mbd1 gene encoding methyl-CpG-binding domain protein 1 isoform X18, whose product is MAEDWRDCPALGPGWKRRESFRKSGASCGRSDIYYQSPTGDKIRSKVELTRYLGPACDLTLFDFRQGILCYPVPKTHPSVIPSKKKKKPSKSAKAKKQQVGPQRSEVRKETPRDAIKAATGTAPSSLPAPGFCENCGIRFSWDGIRRKRLKTLCKDCRAQRIAFNREQRMFKRVGCGECTACLVKEDCGECPTCRLQLPDDVASGLFCKCERRRCLRIVEKSRGCGMCRGCQTQEDCGHCRVCLRPPRSGLKRQWRCVQRRCFWGKRDRKKKSSKVATQHHSRARAQPLPPLPASQHPERTELQPDTNHRQNRKCGACAACLRRMDCGHCDFCCDKPKFGGSNQKRQKCRWRQCLQFAMKRLLPSTRSESEERAGSPPHYRCRKRPRSAGQRHLRPSLKAPLAVCTSPAGPVSKQRKQKAGRGFVLPPPDTDLVFLREGTSSPVQVPGPATASSEAPLQEAQCSASSWVMALPQVKQEKADAAEEWTADTTFLPSSTVQPGFSRKVIDADLPPVKQEPPGPEVARQENREDYVSESSPAEEIGGVGTPVITEIFSLGGTRLRDAAAWLPRSKDLKKPEAKMQ
- the Mbd1 gene encoding methyl-CpG-binding domain protein 1 isoform X21, coding for MVHQEERRTLAEMCVRLLWEEQKLTSIVIADASEKLGKQLNVWSHEYHPTGDKIRSKVELTRYLGPACDLTLFDFRQGILCYPVPKTHPSVIPSKKKKKPSKSAKAKKQQVGPQRSEVRKETPRDAIKAATGTAPSSLPAPGFCENCGIRFSWDGIRRKRLKTLCKDCRAQRIAFNREQRMFKRVGCGECTACLVKEDCGECPTCRLQLPDDVASGLFCKCERRRCLRIVEKSRGCGMCRGCQTQEDCGHCRVCLRPPRSGLKRQWRCVQRRCFWGKRDRKKKSSKVATQHHSRARAQPLPPLPASQHPERTELHFSDVAPTSPAEFIYYCVDEDELKRLLPSTRSESEERAGSPPHYRCRKRPRSAGQRHLRPSLKAPLAVCTSPAGPVSKQRKQKAGRGFVLPPPDTDLVFLREGTSSPVQVPGPATASSEAPLQEAQCSASSWVMALPQVKQEKADAAEEWTADTTFLPSSTVQPGFSRKVIDADLPPVKQEPPGPEVARQENREDYVSESSPAEEIGGVGTPVITEIFSLGGTRLRDAAAWLPRSKDLKKPEAKMQ